A region from the Fusarium musae strain F31 chromosome 1, whole genome shotgun sequence genome encodes:
- a CDS encoding hypothetical protein (EggNog:ENOG41), with protein sequence MAHAKAQDELQKRYEEGSQSLEDPEVEHMIAQADEMMGKPARGLIAQAGLDHSTTTNFSLLDHGCGTGLIASCLQEVIQPSVLSKSRILCADKNARFVDILLQRARRDQWINVDATVLDAQDSGLPKHSFSHVTINFAMHIIPDPAAVLRDPMPVALHGKQEWVEPESIEAELVRHGFVDVKIETVDSIHPVANAEGFLASFGMMVKWIINTYWTMEQKEQYQDDFYKVLVEHLRIKHGGKGWNLKSTAIIVTARTLQ encoded by the exons ATGGCCCACGCAAAAGCCCAAGACGAGCTTCAGAAGCGTTACGAAGAAGGATCCCAGTCTCTGGAAGATCCCGAGGTGGAGCACATGATCGCCCAAGcggatgagatgatgggaAAACCGGCACGCGGGCTGATTGCACAAGCAGGGCTAGATCATTCAACCACTACGAACTTTAGTCTTCTTGACCATGGGTGTGGCACAGGTCTGATCGCATCTTGTCTTCAGGAAGTGATCCAGCCGTCGGTCCTGTCAAAGAGCAGGATTTTATGTGCCGATAAAAATGCGCGGTTCGTTGATATTCTCCTGCAGCGCGCGCGGAGAGACCAATGGATTAACGTCGACGCCACCGTCCTGGACGCTCAA GACTCAGGTCTTCCCAAGCATTCATTCAGTCATGTAACCATCAATTTCGCCATGCATATCATCCCTGACCCGGCAGCAGTCCTGCGCG ATCCGATGCCAGTTGCCCTTCACGGTAAGCAGGAATGGGTAGAGCCTGAAAGCATTGAAGCGGAGCTGGTCCGTCACGGCTTCGTTGATGTCAAGATCGAGACTGTTGATTCCATCCATCCCGTTGCCAATGCCGAGGGCTTTTTAGCTTCGTTTGGAATGATGGTTAAGTGGATAATCAACACGTATTGGACCATGGAGCAGAAGGAGCAGTATCAAGATGATTTCTATAAGGTTTTGGTCGAGCATCTTCGGATTAAACATGGTGGGAAAGGCTGGAATCTCAAATCAACAGCTATAATTGTTACGGCCCGGACGCTGCAGTAG
- a CDS encoding hypothetical protein (EggNog:ENOG41) yields MKVKNLRLDDLTKPEMAVFLQKEFEKLPKELSADLPIEQFIKKLLEKAQGVFLWLYLASKSITHGIMNGDVGVTLSKRLDELPEELESLYQKMWERLNGGNQVYRHTASRYFRFAIVDGWDIDLWTKEDKIFFAMSEPNLVQLSLAVKVQDGLIFPPKGSEIKLSDLDTLCAATELDIQIRCAGMLQVGRHSDLKDDFPDAIRRLMRPVQFIHRTAHDFLVDTEHGQSILNHRSNEPTLVDEHLKLLKCRLSLANTYYRELEVESDVRDIIAECNQLNAKRANPEAILTILRITKDLYEDGALRKFYLAEDNALSFPCVMACYLDSFDEFIISSFMPTPSPELATESLHELDDLRHD; encoded by the exons ATGAAAGTGAAGAACCTACGACTGGACGATCTTACCAAGCCTGAGATGGCCGTCTTTTTACAGAAAGAATTTGAGAAATTGCCAAAAGAATTGTCTGCTGACTTGCCGATCGAGCAATTCATAAAGAAACTTTTAGAAAAAGCACAAGGGGTCTTCCTCTGGCTTTATCTTGCTTCGAAAAGTATCACGCATGGAATTATGAACGGCGATGTTGGCGTAACCCTTTCCAAAAGACTCGACGAACTCccagaagagcttgagtCTCTTTATCAGAAAATGTGGGAGAGACTGAATGGGGGCAATCAAGTTTACCGACACACTGCATCTCGATACTTCCGCTTTGCCATAGTCGATGGTTGGGATATAGACCTATGGACGAAAGAAGACAAAATCTTCTTCGCCATGAGTGAGCCCAATTTAGTCCAACTATCGCTGGCAGTAAAAGTCCAAGACGGGTTGATCTTCCCACCTAAAGGAAGTGAGATAAAACTGTCCGATCTGGATACCCTATGTGCTGCTACAGAATTAGATATTCAGATCCGATGCGCTGGTATGCTACAAGTTGGTCGGCACTCTGATCTTAAAGACGATTTCCCCGATGCGATACGTCGACTTATGCGACCAGTCCAATTCATTCACCGCACAGCTCACGACTTCCTGGTTGATACAGAACATGGTCAATCGATTTTGAATCACAGGTCAAATGAGCCAACATTGGTGGACGAACACCTAAAACTGCTCAAATGCCGACTCAGTCTGGCCAACACGTACTACCGCGAGCTCGAGGTTGAGTCTGATGTTCGAGACATTATTGCTGAATGTAATCAACTGAATGCAAAGAGAGCGAATCCAGAAGCCATATTGACAATACTTAGAATAACCAAGGACCTTTATGAAGATGGTGCCCTGAGAAAGTTTTATCTGGCTGAGGACAATGCTCTATCATTTCCATGTGTTATGGCATGTTATCTTGACAGCTTCGACGAGTTCattatttcttcttttatgCCGACTCCCTCACCGGAGCTCGCTACCGAAAGCCTTCACGAGCTG GACGATCTTAGGCATGATTGA
- a CDS encoding hypothetical protein (EggNog:ENOG41), which produces MAHGQFNFTPSDIPWPTCARTCCNANFDQFPKPVNHPLCISQPFYDNVTTCVASNCTEYEQGAYAVVAEIECPKDEGYEVDIDKDAVVADLKDAGGTPQSCEGINNETIQCQNGTAENAGVKIVGEVGFMFSTVTVASLVALMASSL; this is translated from the coding sequence ATGGCTCACGGCCAATTCAACTTCACGCCCTCCGACATCCCCTGGCCGACCTGTGCGAGGACCTGTTGCAACGCCAACTTCGATCAGTTCCCCAAGCCCGTGAACCATCCCCTATGCATCAGTCAGCCCTTCTACGACAACGTCACTACCTGCGTCGCTTCCAACTGCACTGAGTACGAACAGGGTGCCTATGCCGTCGTTGCCGAGATCGAGTGCCCAAAGGACGAGGGTTACGAGGTAGATATTGATAAGGATGCCGTGGTGGCTGATCTGAAAGACGCGGGAGGAACTCCACAGTCTTGCGAGGGTATCAACAACGAGACCATTCAGTGTCAGAATGGCACAGCAGAGAATGCCGGAGTGAAGATAGTTGGAGAAGTCGGATTCATGTTTTCGACTGTCACTGTTGCTAGCCTTGTTGCCTTGATGGCTTCCAGCCTTTGA